The Streptomyces durmitorensis genome contains the following window.
GAATTCCAGCACGAGCAGCACGGCGAGCACCTTCACGCCCAGGTCCACGCGCAGATGGCCGAGCACGCCCACGACGGCCGTGCACGCGAACACGAGCGCCCACCAGGGGATGTCGGCACCGGTCTTGGATTCGATGAACTGCGCGGTCGTCGCCCCGAAGAGCCCGGCGATGCCGATCTGCATGGCGTTGTACGCGAGCAGCGCGACGAAGGCCGCACCGACACCGGCCGTGCGGCCGAGCCCCTGCGCGGTGTACGCGTAGAACGCCCCGGCCCCCGTGATGTGCCGGCTCATCGCCGCGTACCCCGCGCTGAAGAGGGCGAGGACGACGCCGACGAGGAGGTAGAGGAGGGGTATGCCGAGGATTCCCGTGACGCCGAGGGACTGCGGTATGCCACCGGCGGCCACGGTCAGCGGGGCCGATGCCGCGACGACGAAGAAGACGATGCCGGTGACGCCGATGCGGCGCTCGGGCGCGGCGGCGGAGGAGAGGTGCGCCACGGGAGAGGCAGTGGGAGTGGGAGCGGGCGTGGGCGTGCCGGGGTGGTCGATGGTCATGCCGGGACTCCGGAGAGGGAGGGCGTATCCACTGGAAACGCGTTATCGTTTGAGCCCGTACGAAATTCGAGTGGCGCTGATGGTACGGACGCGTATGCGCCCCGGCAAGGTCTTGGGAGACTGGACCCGCCGACCGGAACCACAGGAACGACGGCCGGACACACGAGAACGAGGGGACATGTACGTGACGGGCTACCGCTCCATCCGCGAGACCGAGAAGGCGGTCCGGGCCAAGCTCGGCGGCACCCCCGTCAAGTACGAGCAGATGGCCGCCGTCTCGAACATCTACCGCGCGGCGTCCGCCGTCCGGCAGCACTTCGAGAACTCCGTGCTGCGCGGGGCCGAGCTGACGTGGACGTCGTTCGTGGTCCTCTACGTGGTCTGGATCTGGGGAGAGATGGAGACGCGGTACGTCGCCGAGGAGGCGGGCATCTCCAAGGGCACGCTGACCGGGGTCGCCCGGACGCTGGCGGGCCGGGGCCTGCTGGAGCGGCGCGGCCACCCGGACGACGGGCGGCTCGCGCTGCTGCGTCTGACGGGGGAGGGGGAGCGGCTGATGGAGAAGGTGTTCCCCGCCTTCAACGCGGAGGAGGCGTTCGTCGCCGACGGCCTGACGGACGAGGAGTGCCGGACGCTGGCCGATCTCCTGCGGAAGATCGTGGTGCAGACGGAGGAGAAGGGTGAGGAGCGGAGGGTCGAGCTGCTGGACGGCGCCGAGCCTGCTCCTCGCCGGAGTGGCAGGCGGGCCAAGGGCTGAGAGGGGCGAGCCGGAGCCTTGAGCGCCGTTGGTCACCGGCTTCGCCGAGTGCTTCGCCGAGTGCGTCGCCGGACCAGCTGAACTCCATCGGCTGCGTCGCCCGAACCAGCCGCCCGAACCAGCCCCCCGAACAGCCCCTGCTGCCCCGCATCCGAGCCGGCCGTGTCCTCCGGATGCCACTGCACGGCCGCGAACCACCCACCCCCACCCGGCAGTTCAAGCGCCTCCACCGTTCCGTCGTCCTCCGCCCACCCGGTGGCCACGAGCCCCCGCCCGAGCCTCTCCACGCACTGGTGGTGGAAGCAGGAGACGGACGTCGACTGGGCGCCCAGCGCGCGGGCCACCACGGAGCCGGGGTCCACCCGCACCCGGTGCACCTTGTGACGATGCTCCGACTCCGGACCGCCCATGTCCTGCCGAAGCGACCCGCCCAGCGCGACGTTCACCACCTGTAGCCCCCGGCACACCGCGAGCACCGGCAGTCCCTGTCCCACGGCGCACCGCGCGAGGGCGAGGTCGAACGCGTCCTGGGCGTCATCCACGTCGTACACGGATCCGTGCACCTCGGAGCCGTTCCCCGCGTACCGCCAGGGCGCCAGGTCACCGCCCCCGGGCAGCAGCAGCCCGTCGCACCGCGCCAGCCGCGCCGCGGCCTCGTCGGCCGGGCCCGGCAGCATCATGAACGGCTCTCCGCCCGCGCGGAACACCGCCTCCGCCAGCGCACGGGCCGTCACCACGGCCTCGTACCGAAGAGCGGAGGTCGCCGCCGAGTACCGCTGCGGCAAGGCGATCAACGGCCGACGGGTCCCCGAGTCGTCCGCGTGATGACTGCTGGTGGCCAGGGCGTCGTCCGGCATGGATGCCTCCTGGGGTGCCGCCGGGCGTCTCGCGAACGACGGTGCTCAAGATTTTGTTTGAGTTCAAACGGTAGCCGAACGAGGCGGTCCCATCGAGGGGTTGACCCCACTGCCTCGCCGCTCATAATATTGTTTGGGTTCAAACGAACTGGAGGAAGTCATGGCTCCCCCCGCCCCCGCGCCACCGTCGCACCCCCCGCACACCGCGACCGTCGCCGGTGTCCCCGTCGACACCCGGCACTGGATCGGCGGAGAGCGCATCGCCTCCGCCGCTTCCCCCGCGTCGGCGACCGCCGCCACCTTCACCGACCACTCACCCCTCGACGGAGCCCCGCTCGCCGAGATCGCCCGCGGCGGCGCCGCGGAGGCGCGGGCGGCCGTGGCCGCGGCCCGCGCGGCCTTTCCCGCCTGGGCCGCCACCCCGCCCGCCGAGCGCGCCAGGCTCCTGCACGCCGTCGCCGACGGGGTCGAGGCCCGCATCGAGGACCTCGCCGCCGTCGAGACCGCCGACAACGGCGCACTCCTGCGCTCCCACCGCCGCGGCGTCATGCCCCGCGTCGCCCACAACCTCCGCTACTTCGCCGACCGCCTCCTCGCCCTGGCCCACGACGACTTCGAGACCCGGGGCCACACGAACCACGTGACCTGGGACCCGGCGGGGCCTGCCGTGCTCATCACGCCGTGGAACGCGCCCCTGATGCTGGCCAGTTGGAAGATCGCACCCGCCCTTGCCGCCGGGAGCACCGTCGTCCTCAAGCCCGCCGAGTGGACCCCGCTGACCGCGTCGCTCTTCGCGGACATCGCGCACGAGGCGGGGCTTCCCGCCGGGGTCCTCAACGTGGTGCAGGGGTACGGGGCGGAGGTGGGCGAGCCGCTCGTCGCCGATCCCGACGTGCGGCGGATCAGCTTCACCGGGTCCGTGCCCACCGCGCGGCGGATCGCCGCGACCGCGGGCGCGCACCTCGTGCCGTGCAGCTTCGAGCTGGGCGGCAAGTCCCCGCTGCTCGTCTTCGCGGACGCCGACCTGGAGCTTGCGGCCGACCTCGCCGTCGAGCAGTTCGACAACGCGGGGCAGGTCTGCCTGGCCGCCACCCGGATCCTGGTCGAGGAGTCGGCGCGGGAGGCCTTCCTCGGTCACTTTCTCGACCGGGTGGCGAAGTTGACCCAGGGAGATCCGCGCGACGAAGCCACCGACATCGGGCCCAACATCCACCCCCGGCACGTCGAGCGCGTCGACGGATTCGTGCGGCGCGCCCTGGACGCGGGCGCCACGGCGATCACCGGCGGCGGCCGCAACACCGGACTCGCCGGACTCGCGGGACTCGGCGGGCTCGGTGGGCTCGGTGGGCTCGGTGGGAACTACTACCTCCCCACCCTCCTCACCGACGTCGCCCAGGACTCCGAGATCGTGCAGGAAGAGGTCTTCGGGCCCGTCCTCACCCTCCAGACCTTCCCCGACGGCGACGAGGACGAGGCCGTGCGCCTCGCCAACGACACCCGCTTCGGCCTCGCCGCGACCCTCGCCACCGGCGACCGCGAGCGCGCCGACCGGGTCACCGCACGGCTCGTCGCCGGCACGGTCTGGGTCAACTGCTTCTTCGTACGCGACCTTTCGGCGCCCTTCGGCGGCTCCCGCGCGTCGGGCATCGGGCGCGAGGGCGGCGACTGGTCCTTCGACTTCTACTGCGACCTGAAGAACACCGTGACCGCGCCGAAGGGATGGGCCCGCCATGGGTGAGATCGTCGGGGCGGGACTCCTCGCCCACGTGCCCACCATCGTGCTGCCCGAAGAGACCCGCAAAGAGCTCAACGAAGGCCGCGAGATCAGCCTGGTGCCCGGGCTGCGGCGGCTGCGCGAGGAGATCTTCGAGACGCTCGACCACGACACCGTCGTCGTCCTCGACTCGCACTGGGCCACCACGGTCGAGTTCGTCGTCTCCGCGCACGCGCGCCGCGCCGGGCTCTTCACCTCGGAGGAGCTGCCGCGCGGCATGTGCCGGATGCCGTACGACTACCCCGGCGACCCCGAACTCGCCTCCGCCATCGCACAGTTCGGCGATCGGCACGGCACATGGATCACTCCGATCGACGACCCGTACCTGCCGGTCCACTACGCCACGATCAACCTCTGGAAGTACCTGGGCGAAGGCCTCCCGGACAAGAAGTGGCTCTCGATCGGCGTCTGCCAGACCGGCGACACCGAGGACCACCTGCGGCTCGGCCGCGCGCTCGCCGACGGGATCGCCGCGTTGCCCGACCGCAAGGTCGTCCTCGTCGCGTCCGGCGCGCTCTCGCACACCTTCTGGCCGCTGCGGCAGCTGCGTGCCCACGAGTCGAGCGAGCCGTCCCACATCCGTACGCCCGAGGCGCGGGCCGCGGACGAGGAGTGCGTCGAGCGGCTCGAACGCGGAGAGCACGCCGAAGTCCTGCGCACGATGCCGGAGTTCCTCACCCACAAGCCCGAGGCCCGCTTCGGCCACTATCTGATGATGATCGGTGCTCTCGGAGAAGAGCGGTGCTCTGCGCCGGGGCGCGCCTACAGCTCGTACGAGAACTCGGTCGGCACCGGCCAGATGCACCTGTGGTTCGACCGCCCCGCCGATGGCTGGACCGCCACGCCCGACAGGAGTGAGGCCTCCCTCGCATGACATCCACCGTCGAATACCGCCGCATCCTCCTCGAAGGCGCCGCAGTCCAGGTCGTGCGGGAGGGGGACGAGCTCGTCGCCGCGGACGGACGCCGTGTGAAGGCGGCGGAGGCGAGCCATCTCCCTCCCGTACGGCCCTCCAAGGTGATCGCCGTCCACCTCAACCACCGCAGCAGAGTGGCCGAGTTCGGAGTCTCCCTGCCGCCCGCGCCCACCTACTTCCACAAGCCGGTCTCGGCGCTGAACGCGCACGGCGGTGCGGTCGTCCGCCCCGAGGGCTGCAAGTACCTCAACTACGAGGGCGAGATCGGCATCGTCATCGGCCGGACCTGCCGCAACATCGCCCCGGCCGATGCCGCCGCGTACATCGCGGGCTACACCGTCGCCAACGACTACGGCCTGCACGACTTCCGCGACACCGACGCCGGTTCGATGCTGCGGGTCAAGGGCTCCGACACGCTCTGCCCGCTGGGTCCCGGCCTCGTCACCGGGTGGGACTTCCGCGCCAAGTACCTGCGGACGTACGTCAACGGGACGCTGGTGCAGGACGGTTCGACGGACGAGATGGAGTGGGACATGCACTATCTCGTCGCCGACATCGCCCGCACGATCACCTTGGAGCCCGGCGACGTACTCCTCTCCGGAACCCCCGCGGGCTCGCGCCCCGTGCGTCCGGGAGACGTCGTCGAGGTCGAGGCCGAGGGTCTCGGCCGCCTCACGAACCACATCGTCACAGGACCGACGGCCATCCGCCCCGACATCGGCGCGCAGCCCACGGAGTCCGAGGAGGTCGTCTCGACGGCTTTCGGGGGCGACTGGGAGTTCCGTGGAGTCCGGGCACCGCGCCGCTGAGTCCCCCACTCGCCAAGGGAGTTCACATGCTCAAGGTCACCGTCGACCTGGACGTCTGCCAGGACCACGGGCAGTGCGTCTTCGCCGCGCCTGACGTCTTCACGCTCGACGACAACGGCCGTCTCGCATACGTCGCATCGCCCGACGAAGCCCTGCGGGCCGACGCGGAGGACGCCGCCGACGTCTGCCCGCTGCAGGCCATCCGGGTCGAGGGCTGACCGGGCATGGCATCAGTGGAATCGGCGGCATCGGAGGCATCGGCCGGAATCGCAGTGGTCGGCGCGTCGCTCGGCGGGCTGCGGGCGGCGGAACAGCTACGGGCGGCGGGGTGGGAGGGGCCCGTCACGGTGTACGGGGACGAGCCCCACCGCCCCTACAACCGCCCCCCGTTGTCGAAGGAGGTGCTCGCGGGCGAGGCCACCGCCGCCGCCACGGCGCTGCGTCACCGCCCCAGCATCGACGACGTCACCTGGCGGCTCGGCGCGGCGGTCGAATCCGCCGACCTGACCGCACGCACGCTGACGCTCGCCGACGGTTCGGTCCACGCGTACGAGGGCTTGGTGGCCGCCACAGGGGTGCGACCACGCAGGCTTCCGCTGCCAGGGGGTCCGCCACGGCATGTCGTACGGACGCTGGAGGACTCGGTGGCGCTGCGCGCCGAACTGGGTGACGGCGTAAGGGTGTTGGTGATCGGCGCGGGTTTCATCGGCTGCGAGGTGGCGGCCACGGCCCGCAAGGTGGGCTGCGAGGTCACGGTCGTCGCACCGGAGGCCGAGCCGATGACGCTCGCCGTGGGGGAGGAGCTGGGGCGGGCGCTGCGGCGGCGGCACGAGGCGCGGGGCGTGCGGTTCCGGATGGGGCGGCTCGTGGCGGAACTGGGCGACGAGTGCGCGGTGTTGGACGACGGGAGCGAGTGCGCCGCCGATGTCGTCGTCGAGGCGGTCGGCTCGCTGCCGAATGTGGAGTGGCTGGGGGCGAGCGAGGGGGGCACCCCAGGCCTCGGCCCGGACCTGACGGACGGCATCCTCTGCGACGCGCATCTGCGCATCGGGGGTCTGCCGCACGCGGTGGCCGTGGGGGACGTGGCACGCTTCCCGAACCCTCGGTACGGGGCGCTCGCGCGACGGGTCGAGCACTGGTCGATGCCGGCGGACTGTGCGCGGCATGCGGCGCGGGTGCTGGTGGCGGGGCTGCGGGGCGAGGCCCACGGCTTGGCGCCGTTCGCGCCGCTGCCGTCCTTCTGGAGCGATCAGTTCGATCTGCGGGTGCAGTCGTTCGGGCTGCCGGGGGTGGGGGACCGGGCGGAGCTGTTGGAGGGGGATGCGGAGTCGGTGGAGGGGGATGTGGTGTACGGGTACTACGGGGGCGAGCGGTTGGTGGGGGTCGTCGCACTGGGAGGTTCCAAGGCCGTCGCGCTGGCCGGGCGTTACCGGGCGGATCTGATGGAGCTGCCGGACGGGCTGGACCTCAGCCCGTCGTGGGGGTCCCTCCCTGCTCTTTGAGAGCTTGGGGGAGGGTGCGGACGCACTCAGCAGGTGTAGACGGGGCTCGGAGCTCCGGAGCCCCGGAGCCCCGGAGCGCCGAACCCCGCTATCCCCCCACCGCACTCAGCAACGCCAACGGCGCCGCCGCCGACCGTGACTCCCGTACGCACGCGTGCGGGTAGGGGACGGGGCCCGGGTAGGACTCCCGTCCGTAGCCCGCGAGCACCTCCGGCAGGCGGTCGCCGCCCCGTGACGCCGCCGCGACCAGGCCCCTCGCCACCGCCCGCGCCTCGTCGTGCAGGCCGTAGCGTGCGAGGCCCAGGGTGATCAGGGCGTTGTCGTGCGGCCACACCGACCCCCGGTGGTAGGAGAGCGGGTGGTACGCGGGCTGGCCCGCGGCCAGGGTGCGGACTCCCCAGCCCGAGAAGAAGTCCGGTTCCAGGAGGCGGCGGCCCACCGTCTCCCCGTACTCCTTGTCCAGGAGCCCGGACCACAGCAGGTGCCCCGCGTCCGAGGCGAGCGCGTCGACCTGGTGGCCGTTGCCGTCCAGGGCCAGCGCGGGGAAGCCCCGTGACGGCATCCAGAAGTCGCGCTGGAAGCGGTCCCGCAGGTCGGCCGCCGCCTGCGTCAGGAGGTCGGCGTACACCGTGTCGCCCCAGACCGTGCGCGCCAGCCACGCCGTACGGCCAAGGGCGTCGTACGCGTAGCCCTGCGCGCCCGCCGCCATCACGGGGCCCGTGGCGCGGCTGCCGTCGGCGGAGCAGATCGCGCCGGGGGAGTCCTTCCAGTTCTGGTTGGCGAGGCCGCCCTCGTCCGCGCGGTAGACGAGATAGCCGCGCGAGGTGAGGCCGCCGTGGTCGAGGATCCAGCCGACAGCGGCCCGCGCGTGCGGCTCCAGGCGGCGGGCCAGGGCCGTGTCGCCGGTCTGCTCCGTGTACGCGCCGAGCAGCACGAGGAAGAGCGGGGTCGCGTCGACCGAGCCGTAGTAGCGCCCGTACGGCACCTGCTCGAAGTGGGCGAGCTCCCCGTGCCGCACCTCGTGCACGATCTTGCCCGGCTGGGCGACCGCCCCTTCGGTGGCCTCCGTCGCCTGGGCGGCGGCGAGTGCGGGCAGCGTCGCCGCTGCCAGGCGCGGCAGATAGGGCAGGGCGAAGAGCGAGGTCAGGAGGGCGTCGCGGCCCAGGAGCGTCACGAACCAGGGGACGCCCGCCGCGGGGACGCTCAGCGTCTCGCCGTCAGGACCGGTCGCGGGCACCTGGAGCACGGCGAGGTCCGCCAGGCCCCGCTCGCACGCCGCCGCGAGCTCGGGCCAGCCGCCGGGGATCTCGATGCCCGATGCGAACTCGCTCTCCAGGGCGGCCAGTTGCTCGGCTGCTTCCGCCGGGCCCGCAGGGACTCGTGGCTCCGGCGCGCCGTGCGGGTGCGCCGCGACACGCAGTGCCACCTCCGCCGTGCCGTGCGCGTCGAGGTCGAGGGTCCAGACGAGCCGCCGCGCCCCTGTCCCGGTCTCCTCGACCGCGTCCGGGGCGGGCTCGGCGGTCACGGTCGTGCGGGAGCACCACTCGCGGCGCCGGTAGGCGAACTCGATGCCCCGGATCTCCTCGCCCTCACCGCCGCCGATGACCTTGCGCGACCTGACGGCGCCCGTCTTCGCGTACGTACGGTGGTCGGAGCGCAGCTCGAACTGGTCGGTGAAGTCGGCGTCCACGGTCAGCGCGATGAGCACGGTCGTCGGCACCACGCGATTGCACGTGACGCGCAGCGACTCCACGAACGCGCCTTCTGCGACGGCCTGTTCGCGGAAGATCGTGCAGGAGGCCGGCTCCTGCCTGCCGCCGCGCGGGACGAGGACGCACCGGGCCACGCCCGCGTCCGCGTCGGCGTCCGACACCGGCGCGAGGATCTCCGGCACTGCCCCGTCGACCGTCAGCTGCCAGCGGCTCAGGTGCCGTGCGTCGCGCACGAACAGGCCGTCCGGGGCCGTGCCGCCGCGCACCCCGCTGATGTCGCCGCCCGAGCCGATCGCCGCGAACGTGCCGCCCCGCACCAGTGGTTGACGCCGATCAGACATCCCTGAACCCCTCCCTCTTCACCGCCACGGAAGCCACGTCAGCGGACCTCCCGTGCGGCTCCTCGTCACGCCCGGCGGGATCGTCGAGCAGCAGATCCAGGGCGAGCGCGGCGCTCCAGCCGAAGCCGCGCGCACCGCAGCCCCGCCCTGTGTACGGGTCCACGTACTCCGCGAACCCGGACTCACCGGCCACGTCGAGCAGCGCTCGGCGCAGACCGTCCGCCCGCGCGCGCTCGCCGTGCAGCCGAAGTCCCCGCTCCAGCAGCCAGTTGGTGTTGAACCACGCGGGCCCGCGCCAGTACCGGCGCGGGTCGAAGGCGCTGCCCGTGAGGTCGTAGCTCGGCACGAGCCGGGCGGGGCCGCCGAGGCCGAAGTGCGGTCCGCACGCGGTCCGTACGAGTGCGGTGGCGACGCGGTGTGGCAGTGCGGGCAGGATCAGTGGGACGAGGCCGCCGACCCCGCGCTCCGGCACCAGCTCCCCGTCTCCGTGCCCGGACCGCAGGTCA
Protein-coding sequences here:
- a CDS encoding aldehyde dehydrogenase, encoding MAPPAPAPPSHPPHTATVAGVPVDTRHWIGGERIASAASPASATAATFTDHSPLDGAPLAEIARGGAAEARAAVAAARAAFPAWAATPPAERARLLHAVADGVEARIEDLAAVETADNGALLRSHRRGVMPRVAHNLRYFADRLLALAHDDFETRGHTNHVTWDPAGPAVLITPWNAPLMLASWKIAPALAAGSTVVLKPAEWTPLTASLFADIAHEAGLPAGVLNVVQGYGAEVGEPLVADPDVRRISFTGSVPTARRIAATAGAHLVPCSFELGGKSPLLVFADADLELAADLAVEQFDNAGQVCLAATRILVEESAREAFLGHFLDRVAKLTQGDPRDEATDIGPNIHPRHVERVDGFVRRALDAGATAITGGGRNTGLAGLAGLGGLGGLGGLGGNYYLPTLLTDVAQDSEIVQEEVFGPVLTLQTFPDGDEDEAVRLANDTRFGLAATLATGDRERADRVTARLVAGTVWVNCFFVRDLSAPFGGSRASGIGREGGDWSFDFYCDLKNTVTAPKGWARHG
- a CDS encoding fumarylacetoacetate hydrolase family protein → MTSTVEYRRILLEGAAVQVVREGDELVAADGRRVKAAEASHLPPVRPSKVIAVHLNHRSRVAEFGVSLPPAPTYFHKPVSALNAHGGAVVRPEGCKYLNYEGEIGIVIGRTCRNIAPADAAAYIAGYTVANDYGLHDFRDTDAGSMLRVKGSDTLCPLGPGLVTGWDFRAKYLRTYVNGTLVQDGSTDEMEWDMHYLVADIARTITLEPGDVLLSGTPAGSRPVRPGDVVEVEAEGLGRLTNHIVTGPTAIRPDIGAQPTESEEVVSTAFGGDWEFRGVRAPRR
- a CDS encoding ferredoxin; translation: MLKVTVDLDVCQDHGQCVFAAPDVFTLDDNGRLAYVASPDEALRADAEDAADVCPLQAIRVEG
- a CDS encoding amylo-alpha-1,6-glucosidase, whose translation is MSDRRQPLVRGGTFAAIGSGGDISGVRGGTAPDGLFVRDARHLSRWQLTVDGAVPEILAPVSDADADAGVARCVLVPRGGRQEPASCTIFREQAVAEGAFVESLRVTCNRVVPTTVLIALTVDADFTDQFELRSDHRTYAKTGAVRSRKVIGGGEGEEIRGIEFAYRRREWCSRTTVTAEPAPDAVEETGTGARRLVWTLDLDAHGTAEVALRVAAHPHGAPEPRVPAGPAEAAEQLAALESEFASGIEIPGGWPELAAACERGLADLAVLQVPATGPDGETLSVPAAGVPWFVTLLGRDALLTSLFALPYLPRLAAATLPALAAAQATEATEGAVAQPGKIVHEVRHGELAHFEQVPYGRYYGSVDATPLFLVLLGAYTEQTGDTALARRLEPHARAAVGWILDHGGLTSRGYLVYRADEGGLANQNWKDSPGAICSADGSRATGPVMAAGAQGYAYDALGRTAWLARTVWGDTVYADLLTQAAADLRDRFQRDFWMPSRGFPALALDGNGHQVDALASDAGHLLWSGLLDKEYGETVGRRLLEPDFFSGWGVRTLAAGQPAYHPLSYHRGSVWPHDNALITLGLARYGLHDEARAVARGLVAAASRGGDRLPEVLAGYGRESYPGPVPYPHACVRESRSAAAPLALLSAVGG
- a CDS encoding gamma-glutamyl-gamma-aminobutyrate hydrolase family protein, giving the protein MPDDALATSSHHADDSGTRRPLIALPQRYSAATSALRYEAVVTARALAEAVFRAGGEPFMMLPGPADEAAARLARCDGLLLPGGGDLAPWRYAGNGSEVHGSVYDVDDAQDAFDLALARCAVGQGLPVLAVCRGLQVVNVALGGSLRQDMGGPESEHRHKVHRVRVDPGSVVARALGAQSTSVSCFHHQCVERLGRGLVATGWAEDDGTVEALELPGGGGWFAAVQWHPEDTAGSDAGQQGLFGGLVRAAGSGDAADGVQLVRRRTRRSTRRSR
- a CDS encoding catechol 1,2-dioxygenase; the protein is MGEIVGAGLLAHVPTIVLPEETRKELNEGREISLVPGLRRLREEIFETLDHDTVVVLDSHWATTVEFVVSAHARRAGLFTSEELPRGMCRMPYDYPGDPELASAIAQFGDRHGTWITPIDDPYLPVHYATINLWKYLGEGLPDKKWLSIGVCQTGDTEDHLRLGRALADGIAALPDRKVVLVASGALSHTFWPLRQLRAHESSEPSHIRTPEARAADEECVERLERGEHAEVLRTMPEFLTHKPEARFGHYLMMIGALGEERCSAPGRAYSSYENSVGTGQMHLWFDRPADGWTATPDRSEASLA
- a CDS encoding MarR family winged helix-turn-helix transcriptional regulator, which gives rise to MTGYRSIRETEKAVRAKLGGTPVKYEQMAAVSNIYRAASAVRQHFENSVLRGAELTWTSFVVLYVVWIWGEMETRYVAEEAGISKGTLTGVARTLAGRGLLERRGHPDDGRLALLRLTGEGERLMEKVFPAFNAEEAFVADGLTDEECRTLADLLRKIVVQTEEKGEERRVELLDGAEPAPRRSGRRAKG
- a CDS encoding NAD(P)/FAD-dependent oxidoreductase yields the protein MASVESAASEASAGIAVVGASLGGLRAAEQLRAAGWEGPVTVYGDEPHRPYNRPPLSKEVLAGEATAAATALRHRPSIDDVTWRLGAAVESADLTARTLTLADGSVHAYEGLVAATGVRPRRLPLPGGPPRHVVRTLEDSVALRAELGDGVRVLVIGAGFIGCEVAATARKVGCEVTVVAPEAEPMTLAVGEELGRALRRRHEARGVRFRMGRLVAELGDECAVLDDGSECAADVVVEAVGSLPNVEWLGASEGGTPGLGPDLTDGILCDAHLRIGGLPHAVAVGDVARFPNPRYGALARRVEHWSMPADCARHAARVLVAGLRGEAHGLAPFAPLPSFWSDQFDLRVQSFGLPGVGDRAELLEGDAESVEGDVVYGYYGGERLVGVVALGGSKAVALAGRYRADLMELPDGLDLSPSWGSLPAL